One genomic window of Piliocolobus tephrosceles isolate RC106 chromosome 19, ASM277652v3, whole genome shotgun sequence includes the following:
- the YWHAH gene encoding 14-3-3 protein eta: MGDREQLLQRARLAEQAERYDDMASAMKAVTELNEPLSNEDRNLLSVAYKNVVGARRSSWRVISSIEQKTMADGNEKKLEKVKAYREKIEKELETVCNDVLSLLDKFLIKNCNDFQYESKVFYLKMKGDYYRYLAEVASGEKKNSVVEASEAAYKEAFEISKEQMQPTHPIRLGLALNFSVFYYEIQNAPEQACLLAKQAFDDAIAELDTLNEDSYKDSTLIMQLLRDNLTLWTSDQQDEEAGEGN; this comes from the exons ATGGGGGACCGGGAGCAGCTGCTGCAGCGGGCGCGGCTGGCCGAGCAGGCGGAGCGCTACGACGACATGGCCTCCGCCATGAAGGCG GTGACAGAGCTGAATGAACCTCTCTCCAATGAAGATCGAAATCTCCTCTCTGTGGCCTACAAGAATGTGGTTGGTGCCAGGCGATCTTCCTGGAGGGTCATTAGCAGCATTGAGCAGAAAACCATGGCTGATGGAAACGAAAAGAAATTGGAGAAAGTGAAAGCTTACCGGGAGAAGATTGAGAAGGAGCTGGAGACAGTTTGCAATGATGTCCTGTCTCTGCTTGACAAGTTCCTGATCAAGAACTGCAATGATTTCCAGTATGAGAGCAAGGTGTTTTACCTGAAAATGAAAGGTGATTACTACCGCTACTTAGCAGAGGTCGCTTCTGGGGAGAAGAAAAACAGTGTGGTCGAAGCTTCTGAAGCTGCCTACAAGGAAGCCTTTGAAATCAGCAAAGAGCAGATGCAGCCCACGCACCCCATCCGGCTGGGCCTGGCCCTCAACTTCTCCGTGTTCTACTATGAGATCCAGAATGCACCCGAGCAGGCCTGCCTCTTAGCCAAACAAGCCTTCGATGATGCCATAGCTGAGCTGGACACACTAAACGAGGATTCCTATAAGGACTCCACGCTCATCATGCAGTTGCTGCGAGACAACCTCACCCTCTGGACGAGCGACCAGCAGGATGAAGAAGCAGGAGAAGGCAACTGA